The window TCTCTATTGCCAAAATTGCACAATGTTTGAGACGCTCCTGAGACATGCTATTTCTTAAATatgatttgataatctttaATTTGCTGAAAGATCTTTCAGCACTTGCAACTGTCACAGGTATTGTCATCAATAGCAATATTGCTGTGTTTATATCTGAAAAATCGTACTCCACAAAACTGTATTTGATGAGCAGTATGTCAGCTAAATCTTTTAATGTAGTTGCTTCtgtaatgtcatttttaataaaagtgattGCATTAATTAATTGGGTTGGAAAATGTTTTGTCAAATCGTCTGGGTAACTATGTTGCAATAATTTAGCTGATTTAATTAGATCAGCTTCAgacaattttgttaaattttgaggttgcaaaaaattaaaaagatttgaaagtTTTTCCATTCCAGTAAATCTATCACTTATTTGCACGTTAACAATATCTATGGTCCTATAAAAAGCattaatttgaaatcttttttcagCGCATTCGTTTAAATCACTTCCActtaaattatcaaaatgtCTTGCATATTTGGATTGCCTCTTAACCTTAAATGTTGGTTTTATTTTCCACTTACTGCAAATAGTAACAGcctctaatttaaataaatcgtAATTTgatctaaaatcttttaacttgAATTTCAGTGTACCAAATAACGTGGCCGCTTCTATGTACTTCTATGTAGATCTATGtactttttttgtaagttttttgaaGCATAATTTACATTCGTTAATATGTGATACATAATGAcgcaaataaaaactaattcaaagtttgatattttgtcCCATAATTTTAGAGCTTCagtttgttctactcttttcgaatattttaaagaaatttcagTTAAAGTTTTAACTATATCTAAAAAGCGTAACTTTATAGCTAATAAAGAATTAATTCTTGAAGATCATCTTGttgggtttaattttttttaatgttacttccGACTCCCCGCTAAAATTTGATAGCGAattccataaaaaaattgtttacttctCTAGAACCAGAAACAGCATCATTTATAACCAGGTTTAAATTGTGACTCGCACAATGTACATATTGTGCAGATGGctgaatattatttatttttattgaactcCGTTATAAATGCCGCTCATCAAATTAGCTCCGTCATATCCTTGACCACGgcacttttttaaatctattccTTTATTTTCAAGCAACAATAACAATTGATTGGTTAAACCTACTGCCGAAtgatctaaaattttataaaattttataaaaacccaAAATTTATACTAACCCGAATTTTACAAAAAcccaaaaatgtttctttaatcTCTAATTGAGGTTGAGTGTCCTGTTTGCGCATTATGTGAACGTACcgaaaaattaaacttaattgttCTTTTCTAGATACATCTTGAGTTGTGTCaactataatagaaaaaaaggcAGATTCATTTATTTcgaatattaatgttttttctaaattttggcTTAAACATTGAATCACTTCATTTTGGATAGCTGGACTAAGATATTTTATAGTGCCTTTAGGCTTATTGAGTACTTGTTTCATTGTATCGTCGTACTTTGACAGCAAATAAACATGAGACAAAAAATTGCCATTGTAAATTTCATCTGCCAACACTTCACTATGACCTCTAAATGCAAGtgagtttttttgttaacattaaagTGATGTTAAATAACCTTTCCAATATTATCTTCCAAAATGAAGCTTTATGACGAATTATTGTCTCTGTATCCTCATTAAGTGCCCTGTTTTGTTTCCAATGATCGTATACTTGACGTGCTTTAATATGTTTTAGGCTATTAgcatgactttttatttttttacttagccCTTTCCAGTCTCAAACTCCCGTATGCCATTggttatttttatcatttgaaaataatcaacatggTTCACAATATGCTGAGTCAATATGTGTTCGACTAAATTTATATgcacaataataatagtttgtgGAAAAATGTCTAAAATTTTGTGAAAGATCTTTTTTGAATGGTCCTTGTGGTTTGCATCTTTCAGaggaaataataaatctttttatgcTATCATCAAGAAATTTTCCTCTAAAATATCCCATATCTGttgttaatgtatttaattCCTGAAATATATTCGGTTCTGGATCTGTTTCTTCAACTTGCATTGCAGTGGTAAGATTGTTAGGATTTGCGAAAATATATGCATTACTTTTATAATGAGATTCATTATGATCTTTCGAAATTTCCTTGTGTTCTAAGTTAATTGAAACAGATAACATTTCTTCTTGTTGGGTTGCTTGAGAAGTACTAGTAACGacattgatatttttatctGCAACTTCATCACAAGGTTTCTGTTCTactgatgaaaaaaataaggatatctttttattgtttttacgtAAACTATCATCagcttccttttttaatttccattttCTGGCTCCACTTATATAAGTTCTTTTTAAGTCCATGCTATtgtaagaaaaatgttttattagaaaaattatatgtattaaccctatagatataaatatatgtggctaaatatttttgaataaataataaacttaatttgtatttattctTTAGTTCGTATCTTGAGTCCGcccttttaattttatatcaaatatg is drawn from Hydra vulgaris chromosome 07, alternate assembly HydraT2T_AEP and contains these coding sequences:
- the LOC136082743 gene encoding zinc finger MYM-type protein 1-like gives rise to the protein MRKQDTQPQLEIKETFLDHSAVGLTNQLLLLLENKGIDLKKCRGQGYDGANLMSEAVTICSKWKIKPTFKVKRQSKYARHFDNLSGSDLNECAEKRFQINAFYRTIDIVNVQISDRFTGMEKLSNLFNFLQPQNLTKLSEADLIKSAKLLQHSYPDDLTKHFPTQLINAITFIKNDITEATTLKDLADILLIKYSFVEYDFSDINTAILLLMTIPVTVASAERSFSKLKIIKSYLRNSMSQERLKHCAILAIENEKAQTLELDKVIAEFANKKARKVYI